One Streptomyces umbrinus genomic window, CAGATGGTGAAGCGGTGTTGCAACGACCCCTTGAACCTGAGCTGACAGCCGTGATCGGCATGGTGAATGAGCTTGCCGGGTTCAACCTCGCGGCCGGCGAGCGCGTACTCCCGCTCGGTGGCTTAGCGGGACGGGATCTGCACGCTCCAGCCGATCCGGTGCAGCAGCAGGTCGAGCCCGGCCAGGGCGCACTCGACGCCGAACCGGTGGCGCACGATCTCCGCGATCCTCGCCAGCGTCCAGCACTGGTCGCTCCAGCCACACACAGCCGGGCCAGGCGTCCAACACTGCCTCCAGGGCACGCAGTTGACCCGCATCGAGCTCGCCGCGGGCGCCGCTGAGGCCCTTGGAACCAGGGCCTGCCGACCGCCCGAAGCCAGGGCTCGACGCCAGCGGTTCGCCGACATCCGAGTCACTCTGAACCGCCGGGCTCCTCTGTGTCGCCGGCCCATGCCTCATTCAAGTCAGCGGCTGCGAGCCGGACTTGCTGGCGTCGAGCCCGCTCCTCGGCCGTCAGCCCACCGCCATCGGGATACCTCATCCTTCCGGCATGGCGCGGCCCACACCAACCGTCACACCCCGACGTAACCAATGCCGTTGAAGATCTCCAGCAGGAAGTGAGATCGGAGGACAGCCAGGAGGTGAGAGGGGAAGCCGGATAGGGGTATTTCGTTTACGGCCCAAGTAGCCGTCGACGTCGTGGAATGTGGTCGTACGAGCTGTCGGGAGGGGTCGCCTCGCGGTGCGGGCTGCTCGGACTCGTCACCTTGGTACTGAACCGGACCGGCCGCCCGGCATGAGTCGCCCTGACGCGAACCCGGCGTTACGCTGCCTCTCAGCGACCGTACGCATCGCATGAGCGATACCGGGGGGTACGGAATGCAGGCGTTAGGTGAGACGGATCCTCGGCGGATCGGTCCGTACGCGGTTCTGGGCAGACTCGGCGCCGGGGGCATGGGCGAGATGTATCTTGCCGAGTCGCCGACCGGTCTGCAGGTGGCCGTGAGGTTGGTGCGGGCGGAACAGGCCAAGGACCACATCTTCCGCGCCCGGTTCCGCCAAGAGGTGCGGGCGGCGCGGACCGTCGGCGGACCCGGTACGTACATCGCGCGGGTCGTGGATGCCGACACGGAGAGCGAACGGCCCTGGGTGGCCACGGAATTCGTCGACGGACCCAGCCTGCGTGACGCCGTCCTTGACCACGGCCCGCTCCCCGAACACGCGGTACGCGTCCTGGCCGCCGCCCTCGGCGAAGCCCTCACCGCCATCCACACCAAGGGCCTGGTCCATCGGGACCTCAACCCCTCCAACATCCTCTTGACCGCGGACGGCCCACGCGTCGTCGACTGCGGGATCGTACGGGCCCTGGAGACGACCTCGTCCACCCGCACCGGCGGTGTCGTCGGCTCAGCCGGCTATGTCTCCCCCGAACAGATCCGCACCAGCAGCCACGTGGGGCCGCCCAGCGACGTTTTCTCCCTGGGCGCGGTCCTCGTCTACGCCGCCGCAGGACACGAGCTGTTCGGCGAGGGCCAGGATGCGGTGGTCCTGATGCGCGTCCTGTCCCGGGACTTCGACTTGTCCACGGTGCCCGAAGGCATCCGGGCGCTGGTCGAACCCTGCCTGCGGGAGGAACCGGAGGAGCGGCCGACCCCGGCACAGGTGATCGCGGCCGCGGGGCACACGGCGGAGTCCCTGGCCGAGAACGGGCGTCCGGGCTGGTATACGGCCACCACCGCTCCAGCCAAGACCGCCACCCCGGCCAAGGCCAAGACCGCACCCGAATCCGAGCCGGCCGCCACGATCGCGATCCCGGAGCCACCGGCCCATCCGCCCGCATTTCCCGCACCGCCGGCACCACCTGCACCGCTGTCACCTCCGACCATTGTGCCTCCCACACCAGCCGTGTCACCGGCACCGCCCGGACCGCCATCACGGCGACGGCTGCTCCAGGGACTCGCGGCTGGGACGCTGGTCGCCGCCGGGACCGGCGGATGGCTGTGGCTACGAGACCGCGACGGCGGGGGCCCCGGGGCGCGGGGCGGCGCCAGTGGCGGCGCCTCCCCGTCGGTGGAGCCCGCGGCGGTGGCCTGGACATACGAACCGGGTGGGCTCGGCGGGCAGAACGGCGGCCATTGTGCGGCGTTCTCGCCCGATGGCGCCATCGTGTACGTCGGGGGTGACGACGGCACCCTGCACGCCCTGAACCCGGCTGGCGGGGTGCTCTGGAAAACCGACCTGGGAGAGCCGGTCATGCCGCCCCTCGCCACGGCCGACGGCGCCTATTGTCTGCTGGCCGACCCCATCGCCACCGCATTGTGCGCGGTCGATCCGCAGGGCGTCGTGCGCTGGACACGCGAATTGGCCTCCACTGACTACCTGAACGAATACGGCTGGTGCAGGTTCCCCGTGGCGGTGGGCGACCTGGTGCTCGTGACGACCGGCATGCAGGACGGCACGGTTCGCGCGTACCGGCCCGACGGCAGCGTGGCCTGGGAGAACGAACGGCTGCCGGGCGGGCCGACCAGCGAGCCCATGGTGGCGGACGGCGTGGTCTATGTGGGCACTCAGGCGGACGTGGTGGCCGCTCTGGACGCTACGGACGGGTCCCTGCTGTGGACCGCCGAGGCCCCCAGAGCGCCCGGACGGCCCGCACTCGTCGGCAGGACCCTCGTGGTGGGGTCGCGGGGGGATACGGCCGCAGGGGAGCCGAACGTGAATGGCATCAGCCTGACGGGCGAGCCGCTGTGGCATGTCATGAACCCCGAGGTGGGCACGTACCTGAACGCGTTGATGGCGACGTACGTGACGTTCTCCGCCCTCGGCGACCTGGCCGTCACCACAAACCGGGGACCGCTCGTGGCTGTCGATCCGGCCGACGGGTCCACGGTGTGGACGTTCCAGGACGCCGCCGCTCTGGAGGGGGCCGGCGACGTGAGGTATTACAACGACCCGACGGTTTTCGGGGATCACGCCTACGTGTGCTTCGGCCAGAAGCTGTACATCGTCGGCCGCAACGGCAGGCCGAAGCGGGTGTTGAGGTACGCGGACACGTCGGATCCGTACTCGGTCCTCCACCGTCCTGTGGTCAGAACTCAACGCACGCACGGCGATCGCGTGTACGTGCCCACCGTCGGCGGTATCGCCTCGCTCGACCTGTCGACCTAGTGTCCACGCGTCGGGAAATTCCCCGGCACAACCGTTGGTTCGAGTGTTCGAACTCGGCTATCGTCTAACGAGGCGTCAGCATGGTGACGGGGGAATCCATGAGGCCTGATACGCAGCTGCGATTACTGGTGATCGGTGCGGGGGTTGGCACGGTCGGGCTGGTGACGTCCCTGGTGGTCCAGTTCGGCGGGTACGTCGACCCCGGGGAACCGCGGGTGCCGGAGTTTCCCACCGTCTCCGGTCTGCCCTCCGGCGCTCCGGGGGAGCCGACCCTCCCTGACCTGGAACTGCCCACCGATCTGCCCAGCCTGGTGTTGCCGAGCCTGCCCGAGGTGCCGGGTGATGGCTCGTGACCGACAACAGGCCCGTACTCGAACTCGACGACGCGGTGGCCCGTGGCTGGGCGCTGCTGATCGCCCGGCTGGCGATCGGGCTGTATCTGGTGGAGCTGTTGCTCAACCTCACCCGGCCGAAGGTCTTTCCGGACGAGCCGGCGCTGACCATCTTCGAGTTTCCGGGGGAGGACGCACTGCGCAGTGCGCTCGGGGGGCTCGGCTCGATGTACGACGTGCCCCGGGCCGCGTTCGGGGGCGTGCTGGCGGGTATCGCGGTGGGTGTCGTCCTCCAGGTGATCGCCGCCCGGGGTCCTTCGGAAGGCCGCCGGGCCACGGTTCTCGCGTGGGCGACGCTCGCGGCCCTCCTCGGATCGTTCTCCCTGTTCTCTCTGTTCTTCATCCTGAAGTCCCCGCTGATCGCGCTCGCGTGCGTGCCCACCAGCGCGTTCGCCCTGTGGCTGATGCACCGGTCCCAGGGGTTCGCCCGGCTGCCGGTGCCGATGCTGCTCACGGCGTTCGGCTGGGGCGCGCTGGTCCAGTTCGGTCTCGGCCGCGCCTGCACCAGCCTGGCGAGCGGCACCATTTACGGCCATCTGGGCAAGGACATGGACAGTGAACTGGGCTTCCAGCTCTCGGACATCTACCGCGCGACCGATCTGACGCTGCTTCACCTGAGTGTCGTCAACCAGCTGGCGGGGGCCGCAGGAATCGTGCTGCTGCTCATGATGTTCCGGCATCGCGTCACCGACGTCGTGACGGGCCTCGTGCTCGGCGCTGCCACCGGGCTCGGCTACAACTTCAGCGAGAGCGTCCTGTTCATTCGGTTGTGGGGCGAACTGACGGGCCAGTTCAACGGCGCGACGGGCGGCTTCGAGTACTGGATCCGCCAGGGGGCGGGATTGTTCGGCGGGCAGGTCGTCTGCGGCGCGCTGCTCGGGGCCGGGATCGGTCTCGCGGCCGGGGCTCGGGGGCGCGGGCGGCGCGGAGGGATTGTCGCGGCGGGCCTGGTGGCGGCGGGCGGCGCGGCGGTGGCCAACGAGACGCTGGCGGCCTGGTTCTCGAAACTGACCCATGGTCACGTCGACATCGGCGGCACGCTCGACACGTTGGTGATCTCGCCTGCCCTCTGGCTGGCTCCGCAGGTTCCGTTCATCGTCGTGTGCGTGCTGCTGTTGCGGTCCGGCCTGCGGAAGCGCGCCGCCGCCGCGCGACACGCTGTGACGGCGGAGGCTGCGGCGGGCGGTGTCATCGCCGTCCGTGAGGTGCCGTTCCTGGTCGATCCGGCGCTGCGGTTCTGGACGCTGGTGAGCACCTGGCGCCGGCACGGGCGCGACGCGGCGCTGGCCCTGCGCCGCTTCCAGCGGGCGCAGTTGGAGGTGGCGGGGTGGCTGTGGCAGCGGGCGCGGGCGGACGAGGTGCCGGCGGAGGAAGAACGGGAGGGCGCCGAACTGCGCGAGAAAGTCCTCCGACTCCGTACGGACGTCGACAGGCTGGTGGCGTCATGAGGTTCCGTACCCGCGCCGGGAAGACGTTCGCCGGTGCGCCGCTGGGTACTTGCGTCGTTCTCGCGGCTCTCCTGGCGCTCCTGTTGTCCGCGCCGACCGCGTCCGCCTGCGACGTCAGTTACCAGTACAAACCCACGATCGACGTCGCCGACTCCGGGCGTGGCCTGGGTCTCGTGAAGCAATGCTCCAAGGGGACCTCGCTGGCGGGCACGGCAATCCTTGCCCTGCTGGCGGCATCGGCCCTCGCCGCGGGTGGCGTCATCGCCTTCCGCAGGGGACGCGTGAGGGCCGAAACCCTCGACGGTGATCCCCTCTCCGGATACCTCGGGCGAACAGGTGGTCATGATGCGGACACCTCGCTGTAGCCTTCTCCGGGCTCCTCTCGTACGGGCGTACAGGACCGCTGTCGTCCTACTGGCGCTCGCCGTTCTCGGCACCGGCCTGCTGGTGCCGTCGGCGCAGGCGTCCCCGGGAGCGGACGCGTGCGACTGCCCGCCGGCCGGCGCCAACACCCCGGAGCCCGAGGTCGGAGGCGAGTTCGCGGACATCGCCCGCAAGCTCCTGGCCGACCCGATCGGGCGGGCAGGACTCCGGGCCCACAAGCTCCTCAACATGACGGACGGCAACCGCAATCTCGCTGTCATCTGGTTCGACCTGACAGGGTTTCAGCTCACCCATCTGAACGCGATCATCGGTGAGTTCGGGCAGGGCACCAAGTATCTGGATGGCTACATCGGGTACGGCAGGCTGCTGAAACCGGAGGGAAACGAGAGCCTCTTCGACCGGATCGGGATCTCGGGAAACGGTCCGGTGCTGGAGTTCGTCGCGGTCAACGACCCGGGGTTCGACCATTCCGAGATTGTCATCTACGACCGCAGCCTGACCCACATCCTCTCCAAGCTCGGCATGAGGGACGGGGCGATCAAAAGACTCCTGAAGAAGGCCGTCGCCGGATTCTCGGACCGTGGACGCTGCCCGGCCTGCCTGCGGCGCACCAGCGGAATCCCCGAGGAGAAGTTTGTCTCCGGAACGCCCTACGAGACCAAACAGGATCAATCGGCGTCGGCGAACCGGGTGAACGGCATCACGAGCAAGGGGATCACCATCCTCAACGCGGAGGAGAAGGAGCAGAAGGCCAAGGCCAACCGGTCCCTGCCCGCCGCTGGCAGTTCGGGGGCCACCTGCGCTCAATCCCAGGGCAACGGAGGCAGAGGTCCCGTACTGGCCCTCACCGTCCGCCTCGCCGGCGGCTGCGGCGAGGCGGGCAAGGGAGCCGGCGGTCTCGCGCAGGCGCTGGAAGCCCCGGCCGACGCCGACGCCTATGGCGGGGTGGACTTTTCCACGCTGGAGATGCGGTACGTCTCCGACGGCTCGGGCGGGGTGCGGTACGCGTACTCCGCCAAGTCGCTCCCCGGCGAGTACCAGCAGGACGCCGCACTCGGCATGCGTGTCGTGCAGAACCTCGGCGCCGATCTGCGCACCTGGCTCGCCCTCGACCCGCAGGCGTTCTGGGTCAACCTCAACCCCACGGAGCCGGACCGCGTCATCGACCCCGCCCTGGGGCGGACCAACGCGGGCCGGGCCCTGCTCGAAGCCGACCTGGAGATGAAGCGCACGGAGGCGAAGATCCTGCACCCGGACACGGCCACGGGCGCCCGGTACTGGCGGGAGCTCAAGCCCGCGGCCGACGGCTCCCGCTGCTTCGACTCGCGCGCGTGGATCGTCCCGGGCCAGGTCGAGGTGCGCG contains:
- a CDS encoding PrsW family glutamic-type intramembrane protease; this translates as MTDNRPVLELDDAVARGWALLIARLAIGLYLVELLLNLTRPKVFPDEPALTIFEFPGEDALRSALGGLGSMYDVPRAAFGGVLAGIAVGVVLQVIAARGPSEGRRATVLAWATLAALLGSFSLFSLFFILKSPLIALACVPTSAFALWLMHRSQGFARLPVPMLLTAFGWGALVQFGLGRACTSLASGTIYGHLGKDMDSELGFQLSDIYRATDLTLLHLSVVNQLAGAAGIVLLLMMFRHRVTDVVTGLVLGAATGLGYNFSESVLFIRLWGELTGQFNGATGGFEYWIRQGAGLFGGQVVCGALLGAGIGLAAGARGRGRRGGIVAAGLVAAGGAAVANETLAAWFSKLTHGHVDIGGTLDTLVISPALWLAPQVPFIVVCVLLLRSGLRKRAAAARHAVTAEAAAGGVIAVREVPFLVDPALRFWTLVSTWRRHGRDAALALRRFQRAQLEVAGWLWQRARADEVPAEEEREGAELREKVLRLRTDVDRLVAS
- a CDS encoding serine/threonine-protein kinase translates to MSDTGGYGMQALGETDPRRIGPYAVLGRLGAGGMGEMYLAESPTGLQVAVRLVRAEQAKDHIFRARFRQEVRAARTVGGPGTYIARVVDADTESERPWVATEFVDGPSLRDAVLDHGPLPEHAVRVLAAALGEALTAIHTKGLVHRDLNPSNILLTADGPRVVDCGIVRALETTSSTRTGGVVGSAGYVSPEQIRTSSHVGPPSDVFSLGAVLVYAAAGHELFGEGQDAVVLMRVLSRDFDLSTVPEGIRALVEPCLREEPEERPTPAQVIAAAGHTAESLAENGRPGWYTATTAPAKTATPAKAKTAPESEPAATIAIPEPPAHPPAFPAPPAPPAPLSPPTIVPPTPAVSPAPPGPPSRRRLLQGLAAGTLVAAGTGGWLWLRDRDGGGPGARGGASGGASPSVEPAAVAWTYEPGGLGGQNGGHCAAFSPDGAIVYVGGDDGTLHALNPAGGVLWKTDLGEPVMPPLATADGAYCLLADPIATALCAVDPQGVVRWTRELASTDYLNEYGWCRFPVAVGDLVLVTTGMQDGTVRAYRPDGSVAWENERLPGGPTSEPMVADGVVYVGTQADVVAALDATDGSLLWTAEAPRAPGRPALVGRTLVVGSRGDTAAGEPNVNGISLTGEPLWHVMNPEVGTYLNALMATYVTFSALGDLAVTTNRGPLVAVDPADGSTVWTFQDAAALEGAGDVRYYNDPTVFGDHAYVCFGQKLYIVGRNGRPKRVLRYADTSDPYSVLHRPVVRTQRTHGDRVYVPTVGGIASLDLST